From Magnetococcus sp. PR-3, one genomic window encodes:
- a CDS encoding nitrous oxide reductase accessory protein NosL codes for MNRRKAMQMLAAMGAGVVTTSHAVAGGMIKPWEWVQKRDTVKNTDGTPLQFEPKGQPDPHPEVDDITKYPRCPYCGMSRHMWNHSRHLIHYSDGLADGTCSLHCASVSLSLNLDRVPKAIYAADFGAKGKMKPLINIDHAFYLIGSQLRGTMSTTSKMAFQNETSANRAHENYGGKLAKFNEALTQSYLDMANDTIMIRKRREKMRQSHMGMKHH; via the coding sequence ATGAACCGACGCAAAGCAATGCAGATGCTGGCTGCCATGGGTGCCGGTGTTGTGACCACAAGCCACGCTGTGGCCGGTGGTATGATCAAGCCTTGGGAGTGGGTCCAAAAACGAGATACCGTTAAAAATACAGACGGTACCCCTTTGCAGTTTGAACCCAAAGGCCAACCTGATCCACACCCAGAAGTGGATGATATCACTAAATATCCTCGCTGTCCCTATTGTGGGATGAGCCGACACATGTGGAACCATAGCCGACACCTGATCCACTACAGTGATGGCCTAGCCGATGGGACCTGCTCTCTTCATTGTGCCTCAGTCAGTTTAAGTTTGAACCTGGACCGGGTACCCAAAGCGATCTATGCCGCTGATTTTGGTGCCAAAGGTAAAATGAAACCCCTCATCAACATTGACCATGCTTTTTATCTCATCGGTTCCCAACTACGCGGCACCATGAGCACCACCAGTAAAATGGCCTTTCAAAATGAAACATCCGCCAACAGGGCCCATGAGAACTATGGTGGAAAATTGGCCAAGTTTAATGAAGCACTGACCCAGAGCTATCTGGATATGGCCAACGATACCATCATGATCCGTAAGCGTCGGGAGAAGATGCGTCAGAGTCATATGGGCATGAAACATCACTAA
- a CDS encoding nitrous oxide reductase accessory protein NosL → MHKRLWIILSFCMVLLTVTTAQAQHAPILKTVTPARGDTCPVCGMFVAKYRSWIATVQYKDGHAHHFDGAKDLFKYLRNLKKYAPHHQAENQQLISVTEYYDLQSIDALQAWYVVGSDVLGPMGHELIPFANRADAQTFMQDHKGVRIVQPHQIQPKLLKQLDQGLFKP, encoded by the coding sequence ATGCACAAACGTTTATGGATCATCCTAAGCTTTTGCATGGTGTTGCTTACGGTAACGACGGCACAAGCCCAACACGCCCCTATCTTAAAAACCGTCACACCCGCCAGGGGTGATACCTGCCCTGTATGCGGTATGTTTGTGGCCAAATATCGATCATGGATCGCAACGGTTCAGTATAAGGATGGTCATGCTCATCATTTTGATGGCGCCAAAGATCTGTTTAAATATCTTAGAAATCTAAAAAAATATGCCCCACACCATCAGGCTGAAAATCAACAGCTTATCTCTGTGACAGAGTATTATGACCTGCAATCCATCGATGCCCTACAAGCGTGGTATGTGGTTGGTTCCGATGTCTTAGGCCCTATGGGTCATGAACTGATACCCTTTGCCAATCGTGCCGATGCACAAACCTTTATGCAGGACCACAAAGGTGTACGTATTGTACAACCGCATCAGATCCAACCCAAACTGCTTAAACAGTTGGACCAAGGTCTGTTTAAACCCTAA